The following is a genomic window from Amycolatopsis acidiphila.
AGCGGGTCACCGTCGCGATGCAGCACGCCGTGCTGAACCTGGCCCGCGTCAAGCTGCGTGACCAGCAGCGGCTGACCCACGGGCCGCTCAAGGAGTACCCGAACAAGGAGTTCGGCGACACCGTGCCGCGGTCGGGCAACGCCTCGGGCGGCGGCCAGCCGGGCTGGGCGGTCAAATGCGCGCCGGGCGGCCCGAACGACTACATCTACGTCATCGTCCAGCCCGTCGGCTGGGAGCCGATCACGAAGCTGATCGGCCGTCCCGAGCTGGCCGAGGACCCCGAGTGGTCGACGCCGGAGGCACGGCTGAACAAGCTCGACAAGATGTTCCAGCTGATCGAGGACTGGAGCATCGACCACGGCAAGTGGGAGGTGCTGGCGAAGCTCAACGCGCAGAACATCCCCTGCGGGCCGATCCTGTCCACCAAGGAGATCATCGAGGACGAGTCGCTGGCGGCCAACGACATGGTCGTGAAGGTCGAGCACCCGGAGCGCGGTCAGTTCAGCACGGTCGGCTGCCCGATCAAGCTGTCCGACTCTCCGGTCGACGTCGAGCGGTCCCCGTTGCTGGGCGAGCACAACGAAGAGGTCTACGCGCGCGAGCTCGGCCTTGGCGAGCAGCTCGCGGGACTCAAGGCCAAGGGAGTCATCTGATGGACCAGAGCATCGTGCGCGAGATCCTGGACAAGGTCCGCGCCGAGGGCCGGGACTCGCTCACCGCACCGGAGGGCAAGCAGATCTGCGACGCCTACGGCATTCCCACCCCGCGCGAGGGCCTCGCCACGACCGCGGACGAGGCCGCCGCGCTCGCCGGGGAGATCGGCGGCCCGGTCGCGTGCAAGATCGTCTCGCCGGACATCCTGCACAAGACCGAGGCCGGTGGCGTGCTCGTGGGCGTGCAGGGCGCGGACGCGGTCCGCGAGGCGTTCGACAAGATCATCGCGAATGCCAAGGCGCACAACGCCTCCGCGAGCATCACCGGCATCCAGGTACAGCAGATGCTCAGTGGTGGCCAGGAGGTCATCGTCGGCGCGACCACCGAACCGACGTTCGGCAAGGTCGTCGCGTTCGGTCTCGGCGGCGTGCTCGTCGAGGTGCTCAAGGACGTGACGTTCCGCCTGGCGCCGCTCGACCGCGCCGCGGCGAGGTCGATGATCGACGGGATCAAGGCGGCGGAGGTGCTGCGCGGGGTCCGGGGCGCGGAGGGGGTGGACCGCGACGCGCTCGCCGACGTCATCCAGAAGGTGTCCACTTTGGTCACCGACTTCCCGGAGATCCGCGAGTTCGACCTGAACCCGGTGTTCGCCACCGCGGACGGGGCCTGCGCGGCGGACGTGCGGATCCTGGTCGAGACGGGTGAGGTGAGCGAGCCGGTCCGGCCGTCGCGCGAAGAGATCCTGCGGGTGATGAACCGGCTGATGAACCCGCGGTCGGTCGCGGTCATCGGGGCGTCCGACGCCGAGGGCAAGATCGGCAACTCGGTGATGAAGAACCTCATCAACGGCGGCTACGCGGGCGAGATCTACCCGATCAACCCGAAGGCCGACGAGATAATGGGGCGCAAGGCGTACGCCGCAATCGGGGACATCCCGGGCGAGGTGGACGTCGCGGTGTTCGCGATCCCGGCGAAGTTCGTGGCGGCCGCGCTCACCGAATGCGGCGAGAAGGGCGTCCCGGCGGCGGTGCTCATCCCGTCCGGGTTCGCCGAGACCGGCAACCAGGAGCTGCAGGACGAGATCGTCGAGATCGGCAAGCGGTACGGCGTGCGGAT
Proteins encoded in this region:
- the frc gene encoding formyl-CoA transferase, with the translated sequence MGKALEGVRVLDMTHVQSGPSCTQILAWLGADVVKLEAPGGDITRKQLRDLPDVDSLYFTMLNCNKRSITLNMKSEEGKRIFTDLLPRFDILAENFGPGAIDRMGFTWDRLQEINPRLIFASIKGFGDGPYTHFKAYEVVAQAMGGSMSTTGFADGPPLATGAQIGDSGTGIHTVAGILAALYQREHTGRGQRVTVAMQHAVLNLARVKLRDQQRLTHGPLKEYPNKEFGDTVPRSGNASGGGQPGWAVKCAPGGPNDYIYVIVQPVGWEPITKLIGRPELAEDPEWSTPEARLNKLDKMFQLIEDWSIDHGKWEVLAKLNAQNIPCGPILSTKEIIEDESLAANDMVVKVEHPERGQFSTVGCPIKLSDSPVDVERSPLLGEHNEEVYARELGLGEQLAGLKAKGVI
- a CDS encoding acetate--CoA ligase family protein, which codes for MDQSIVREILDKVRAEGRDSLTAPEGKQICDAYGIPTPREGLATTADEAAALAGEIGGPVACKIVSPDILHKTEAGGVLVGVQGADAVREAFDKIIANAKAHNASASITGIQVQQMLSGGQEVIVGATTEPTFGKVVAFGLGGVLVEVLKDVTFRLAPLDRAAARSMIDGIKAAEVLRGVRGAEGVDRDALADVIQKVSTLVTDFPEIREFDLNPVFATADGACAADVRILVETGEVSEPVRPSREEILRVMNRLMNPRSVAVIGASDAEGKIGNSVMKNLINGGYAGEIYPINPKADEIMGRKAYAAIGDIPGEVDVAVFAIPAKFVAAALTECGEKGVPAAVLIPSGFAETGNQELQDEIVEIGKRYGVRMLGPNIYGYYYTPRNLCATFCTPYDVRGGVALTSQSGGIGMAILGFSRTTKMGVSAIVGLGNKSDVDEDDLLTFFEEDANTQCVAMHLEDLKDGRAFVSAAQRITKKKPVVVLKAGRTDMGARAAGSHTGALAGDDKVYDDILRQAGVVRAPGLNEMLEYARSLPLMPTPKGENIVIITGAGGSGVLLSDACVDNGLSLMDIPPDLDEAFRRFIPPFGAAGNPIDITGGEPPSTYEATIRLGLEDPRIHALILGYWHTIVTPPMVFAELTARVVEEYRAKGIDKPVVASLAGDTEVEKACEYLFDHKVIAYPYTTERPVAVLGAKYRWARAAGLL